From a single Hymenobacter sp. YIM 151500-1 genomic region:
- a CDS encoding outer membrane beta-barrel protein yields the protein MNSPVRSVVLVCALTLCASVACAQRAPFPARRLYMELHAASQRYAFVYSSGSPHKPTVGPAKVNIGYFVSPRLALQVGILYRTKEINQTSTGTTIAGIPSQTKRKKEEWTTVLPVLARYSLVAVSERLKVDVLGGVTLLQSRFNSTRTTTEGGQVVEDVQSSEKATATYATGGLGLRYALGRKKRLELVSDATISRNTAGLSPSVARYLLIPKWGGTSALSIGMRYNIR from the coding sequence ATGAATTCGCCTGTTCGTTCCGTAGTTCTGGTTTGCGCGCTTACTTTATGCGCCTCAGTAGCATGTGCCCAGCGGGCTCCTTTTCCTGCTCGTCGGCTATACATGGAACTGCATGCCGCGAGCCAACGATATGCCTTCGTATATTCTTCCGGGTCACCTCATAAACCCACGGTAGGGCCAGCCAAGGTTAATATTGGCTATTTCGTCAGCCCCCGTCTCGCGTTGCAGGTGGGTATCTTGTATCGCACCAAAGAAATAAACCAAACTAGTACCGGAACTACTATTGCAGGAATCCCCAGCCAAACCAAAAGAAAAAAAGAGGAATGGACGACTGTACTTCCTGTTTTAGCCAGATATAGCTTGGTTGCAGTATCTGAGCGACTTAAGGTAGATGTACTAGGCGGCGTCACACTGCTTCAATCACGTTTTAATAGCACCAGAACAACAACTGAAGGAGGACAAGTGGTGGAGGATGTTCAATCTTCCGAGAAAGCTACTGCAACTTATGCCACAGGGGGCCTAGGGCTGCGGTACGCGCTTGGGAGAAAAAAACGACTGGAACTCGTGTCCGACGCTACCATCAGCAGAAATACGGCTGGCTTGTCGCCATCGGTTGCCCGGTATCTGCTCATACCCAAGTGGGGCGGCACCAGTGCGCTCAGCATTGGAATGCGGTATAATATCAGGTGA
- a CDS encoding Ig-like domain-containing protein codes for MTASNTTITASFANPITSLTLTYQNTSGANDVGQQGIGINNMSWNAALPVANNVTNAATLASTAGQTDIDNPSATLDGGTVNSYTITQVPSANQGILYYNSTGTTYVAVAASQVLTAAQAASLQFDPASTFAGGNVQFRYTVTDDAGQTSASASAATFTIPIAAIAAPATCGVSYFDNTNSFSGLTAEYYTGYFNDNLSFFNSNTPKLRRVDAQVNFTTNTFGDLVASGAADNSVADPNNFSARYRGSIFIATAGTYTFDVFSDDASYMWIDGDALQAVPSLATAIVNNAGSHAPQSAPTKVAVNLSRGLHNILIFYGEGGGGNSVELRYFAAPAGSGITANSVVPSSVLCAGRSGLPPVANNITNTSTIFRTAGQTLISELDASDADGTIASYTIRTLPTAASGVLYYNTTGTTYAAVTVGQVLTLDQATSLRFDPAPNFVGNATFTYSATDNSGFESNSDATYTIPITDVVVTARNDSYEVPKNTAVTGNVILNDTEPSYAPLVASRVTNPANGTVTVNANGTYTYTPNTGYTGTDSFTYRVCSSVTTTQCATATVNLRIYDSGAACTSSTGPNLLENPEFTNGDTGFTSDYNYVSAAANAATTNGNRGLVPENTYAVDANANTYHQAFQGTDYDGTGRFLMINGSATIQRMYSQTITVQRNRYYTFSAYFNNLLPPGSANGLPEVGFVINGTGVSSTQVVQESPDRWVKYSSIWYSGNNTTAIFEIRNVSTVAGGNDLGIDHVYFGTCNVPPVANSDLRTTLPGTTVSFSATGNDVDGDGTLNLSSVDLDPAAANQQTSVVVSGKGTFTVDASGNVTFAPVPGFTGTASIPYTIIDNDGAISNPGTLTVTVQYPPIDLATTISASPTATVTAGQNLTYTVVATNNGPSVASNVRETVTLPAGLASNGNTVTFTINGAASTAPTYDNTTGVVTFPTIGTLASGSNTTYTIAVRAPGAGPITAVAAVVADNSDTNTANNTASTSVAVAPVYDVATTITGPTSVVSGNLATYTVATTNLNTTGALSPAPNVLQTVQLPTGLTNVFVSNNGTYNSSTGVVTFPVLASLPLGQTVLNTISFPATGAVTASATVVGNFGGTTNAGDISTANNARTATATSVTAATTASANLTATISTSTPSVNPNGTATITATVQNNGPSAATNVVQRIVLVPGLVAGSTLTGLPTGATYDTNTGIVTLATASSLAIGAQQTATLQFRVPASGVVLAATSVSSATSDPVAADNVASTKVTIGSVADISTALAGPATALAGQRMAYAVTTTNNSGALASNVMQTVSIPAGLTDVSVSGGGMYDAATGVVTFTLGALPAGSQQVNSISFSTASTGNILATASVGTTTLESSATNNRATVTTAVQSSVDVTVSVNGPASTPVFSPATYVVVTTNNGPNSAASVAPTLQLPAGLTVVSLPAGATYNSTTGLVTLASISNLASGISVVNSITVVMPDVAQLVAVAQASVSGTADRNLDNNQAGITTVSSTPTDQVADLSVTLTSSASTVAAGQPVTLTATFRNGTLDAAVNALPQLSLPAGLNIPAGNISNGGTYNATTGLVTWPTVASMATNASLSYTVIVPAPGSGTLAAAASITSSTSDSAPANNAATTSVVITAQADVTTVVSGPAVVTAGSTVTYSVVTLNNGPSAAANVVQQVTLPAGVTAANLPSGASQSGTVVTFATIASQAAGAAGQVTNTFTITAPNTNYAVVGNVSTATSETNSGNNSSTVNTTLFNQPPTALDVVNLLQVPQGNTAGQQNISPLSATDDGTVSSYAILPSSLPTTAQGIVYYNNGGTYTALPTTGAAVQLTTAQAATLRFDPAAGFAGNAFFTYTATDNLGSISAPALYTIPVAQDLNAVYAYTPQKGGTTSYNNNDVLAFVTDVNTLRAAASGSVYDATTGALLAGASNGLATTGTNATIPAATRTTLNNAGIDFNSTTGQFFVLNRLLLRAGTYTASVTTVDLNGGVTTQNVSITIGPRPLPVTLVAFQAQAAGSSAQLSWRTAQELNNDRFEVERSFDTRSFQAIGTVRGQGTTTATTTYSFTDADVAAKAQGHPVYYRLKQVDTDGTTHYSSVQVVSFTGQPVTAAATLYPNPATTATGATLNLTTLPAGTYQVTLTDAAGRLVQTLTVPNSLRVLPLETLPQGTYLVGIRGENYRTVLRLVKE; via the coding sequence TTGACAGCTAGCAATACTACTATTACGGCTTCCTTCGCCAACCCGATTACCAGCTTGACCCTCACTTATCAGAATACCTCTGGTGCTAATGATGTAGGACAGCAAGGTATCGGCATCAACAATATGTCGTGGAATGCGGCGCTGCCGGTGGCCAACAACGTCACCAACGCCGCTACTTTGGCCAGCACTGCCGGCCAGACGGATATCGACAACCCGAGTGCCACACTCGATGGCGGGACGGTCAATAGCTACACCATCACGCAGGTTCCGTCGGCTAACCAGGGTATCCTGTACTACAACTCGACCGGCACCACGTACGTGGCCGTAGCGGCTAGCCAAGTGCTGACCGCTGCGCAGGCAGCCAGCCTTCAGTTCGACCCTGCTTCCACCTTTGCGGGTGGTAACGTTCAGTTTCGCTACACAGTAACCGACGATGCCGGCCAGACCTCGGCTTCGGCTTCGGCGGCTACGTTTACTATTCCGATTGCCGCCATTGCTGCCCCTGCTACCTGCGGCGTTTCATATTTCGATAATACCAACTCGTTCAGCGGCCTCACGGCGGAATACTACACGGGGTATTTCAACGACAATCTGTCGTTCTTTAACAGCAATACGCCCAAACTGCGGCGCGTAGATGCTCAGGTAAACTTTACCACTAACACTTTCGGTGACCTGGTGGCGAGCGGCGCGGCTGATAACTCTGTCGCTGACCCTAACAACTTCAGCGCCCGGTATCGGGGCAGCATCTTTATTGCTACGGCCGGTACGTACACGTTCGACGTGTTCTCGGACGATGCCAGTTACATGTGGATTGACGGGGATGCGCTGCAAGCCGTTCCTTCTCTTGCTACGGCCATCGTCAACAACGCAGGTAGTCATGCGCCGCAGTCAGCCCCTACTAAGGTGGCCGTGAACCTGTCGAGAGGGCTGCACAACATTCTGATTTTCTACGGTGAAGGCGGGGGTGGCAACTCGGTTGAACTGCGCTACTTCGCTGCTCCCGCGGGCTCGGGCATTACGGCCAACTCGGTGGTGCCCAGCTCGGTGCTGTGCGCCGGCAGGTCGGGGCTGCCCCCGGTGGCGAACAACATCACGAATACCTCTACTATTTTCCGGACGGCGGGTCAGACCCTCATTTCGGAGCTTGACGCTTCGGACGCCGACGGTACTATTGCCTCCTACACCATCAGAACCTTGCCGACAGCCGCTAGCGGCGTACTCTACTACAACACCACCGGCACCACCTATGCAGCCGTAACCGTTGGTCAGGTATTGACGCTGGACCAAGCGACTTCCCTCCGGTTTGACCCCGCGCCGAACTTCGTCGGCAACGCCACCTTTACGTATTCGGCCACCGATAACTCGGGGTTTGAGTCTAACTCGGATGCTACCTACACGATTCCGATAACCGACGTGGTGGTAACCGCCCGCAACGACAGCTACGAGGTGCCGAAGAACACGGCCGTAACCGGCAACGTTATCCTCAACGACACCGAGCCGAGCTACGCGCCGCTGGTTGCCTCGAGAGTAACGAACCCCGCTAATGGTACGGTTACGGTAAATGCCAACGGCACCTACACGTATACGCCCAATACCGGCTACACCGGCACGGATAGCTTCACCTACCGTGTGTGTAGTTCCGTTACCACTACGCAGTGCGCCACGGCTACTGTGAACCTGCGTATTTACGACTCGGGCGCCGCCTGTACTTCCTCGACCGGACCAAACCTGCTGGAAAACCCGGAGTTCACCAATGGCGACACTGGCTTTACCAGTGACTACAACTACGTGTCGGCGGCGGCCAATGCGGCCACTACTAATGGTAACAGGGGACTGGTGCCAGAAAATACCTATGCGGTAGACGCCAATGCCAACACCTACCACCAAGCCTTCCAGGGCACCGACTATGACGGCACCGGCAGGTTCCTGATGATTAACGGCTCGGCGACCATCCAGCGGATGTATTCGCAGACTATTACGGTACAGCGGAACCGCTACTACACCTTCTCGGCCTACTTCAACAACCTGCTGCCTCCGGGCAGCGCCAACGGCCTGCCAGAAGTTGGTTTCGTAATTAACGGCACCGGTGTATCCAGCACGCAGGTTGTTCAGGAGTCGCCGGACCGGTGGGTGAAGTATTCCAGCATCTGGTACTCGGGCAACAACACGACGGCCATCTTCGAAATCCGCAACGTGTCGACGGTAGCAGGTGGCAACGACTTGGGCATCGACCACGTGTACTTCGGTACCTGTAACGTGCCCCCGGTAGCTAACAGTGACCTGAGAACCACGCTGCCTGGCACTACGGTATCTTTTTCGGCCACCGGTAACGATGTAGACGGGGACGGTACGCTGAACCTGAGCTCGGTTGACCTCGACCCGGCCGCTGCCAACCAGCAAACCAGCGTTGTGGTAAGCGGCAAAGGCACCTTCACGGTGGACGCTAGTGGCAATGTAACCTTTGCGCCGGTACCGGGCTTCACGGGCACGGCTTCTATCCCGTACACGATAATTGATAACGACGGCGCCATCAGCAACCCCGGCACCCTGACCGTGACGGTACAGTACCCGCCGATTGACCTGGCCACTACCATTAGTGCCAGCCCCACGGCTACCGTGACGGCCGGCCAGAACCTGACCTACACCGTAGTTGCCACCAACAACGGCCCGTCCGTGGCTTCCAACGTAAGAGAAACCGTGACGCTGCCCGCCGGCCTGGCCAGCAACGGCAACACGGTAACGTTTACCATCAACGGCGCGGCCAGCACGGCTCCAACCTACGACAACACCACGGGTGTCGTGACGTTCCCAACCATTGGCACTCTGGCTTCGGGCAGCAACACTACCTACACCATTGCGGTAAGAGCTCCCGGAGCGGGCCCAATTACGGCCGTAGCCGCCGTAGTCGCCGACAACTCGGACACCAACACGGCTAACAACACAGCCAGCACCTCGGTGGCCGTTGCTCCGGTATACGACGTGGCAACGACCATTACGGGCCCCACGAGCGTAGTTTCCGGCAATCTGGCCACCTACACCGTGGCAACTACTAACCTGAATACGACGGGGGCTTTATCGCCGGCGCCGAACGTATTGCAGACGGTGCAGCTGCCAACGGGCCTAACCAACGTGTTCGTATCGAACAACGGTACCTACAATAGCTCTACTGGTGTTGTGACGTTCCCGGTGCTGGCCTCACTGCCGCTGGGACAAACGGTCCTGAACACCATCAGCTTCCCGGCTACCGGGGCAGTTACGGCTTCGGCTACGGTGGTGGGCAACTTCGGCGGCACTACTAACGCCGGGGACATCAGCACGGCCAACAATGCCCGGACGGCCACGGCTACAAGCGTGACAGCCGCCACTACTGCTTCAGCAAACCTGACGGCTACCATCAGCACGTCTACGCCTAGCGTAAATCCCAACGGCACGGCTACCATCACGGCTACTGTGCAAAATAATGGTCCGAGCGCCGCTACCAACGTGGTGCAGCGGATTGTGCTGGTACCTGGTTTGGTGGCCGGCTCTACGCTTACAGGCCTGCCGACCGGGGCCACCTACGACACCAACACCGGCATCGTAACGCTGGCTACAGCCTCTTCGCTGGCTATTGGCGCGCAGCAAACGGCTACCCTGCAATTCCGGGTTCCGGCTAGCGGCGTGGTGCTGGCCGCTACCAGCGTCAGCAGCGCCACCTCCGACCCGGTGGCTGCCGACAACGTGGCTTCCACGAAAGTGACGATTGGCTCGGTTGCGGATATTAGCACTGCCTTGGCAGGCCCGGCTACGGCCCTGGCTGGTCAGCGTATGGCTTATGCTGTTACCACTACCAACAACAGCGGGGCTCTGGCCTCGAACGTAATGCAAACGGTGAGCATTCCGGCCGGCCTGACCGACGTTAGCGTGTCGGGTGGCGGTATGTACGATGCGGCTACCGGCGTGGTAACCTTCACGCTGGGCGCTTTGCCCGCGGGTAGCCAGCAGGTGAATTCTATTTCCTTCAGCACGGCCAGCACCGGTAACATCCTGGCTACGGCCAGCGTTGGGACCACCACGCTTGAAAGCTCTGCTACTAATAACCGGGCAACGGTTACCACTGCGGTACAGTCCTCGGTTGATGTTACGGTAAGCGTAAATGGTCCGGCTTCTACGCCGGTGTTCAGCCCCGCTACCTACGTAGTGGTTACGACCAACAACGGGCCCAACTCGGCCGCTTCGGTAGCACCCACGCTGCAACTGCCAGCGGGTCTGACCGTGGTGTCGTTACCAGCTGGGGCTACATATAACTCCACTACGGGACTGGTAACGCTTGCCTCCATCAGCAATCTGGCCAGTGGTATTAGTGTCGTAAACAGCATTACCGTAGTAATGCCGGACGTAGCCCAGCTAGTGGCTGTAGCTCAGGCTTCGGTAAGCGGTACCGCCGACCGGAACCTGGATAACAACCAAGCTGGTATCACCACAGTTTCTTCTACGCCTACCGACCAAGTAGCCGACTTGAGCGTGACCCTGACTTCGTCGGCTAGCACAGTTGCCGCTGGCCAGCCCGTTACCCTAACGGCCACCTTCCGCAACGGGACACTGGATGCCGCTGTCAACGCGTTGCCTCAGCTGAGCCTGCCGGCTGGCCTGAATATTCCTGCCGGCAACATCTCAAATGGTGGTACTTACAATGCAACGACCGGCCTGGTAACCTGGCCAACGGTGGCCTCTATGGCTACCAATGCCTCGCTGTCCTACACCGTAATCGTTCCGGCACCGGGTAGTGGCACGCTGGCAGCAGCGGCGTCTATCACTTCCAGTACCTCCGATTCTGCGCCAGCCAACAATGCGGCTACTACCAGTGTGGTCATAACTGCCCAGGCTGATGTGACGACCGTGGTGAGCGGCCCAGCGGTGGTAACCGCCGGCAGCACGGTAACTTACTCGGTAGTGACGCTGAACAATGGACCTTCGGCTGCCGCCAACGTAGTGCAGCAAGTGACGCTGCCAGCTGGGGTAACTGCTGCCAACCTGCCCAGCGGGGCCAGCCAGAGCGGCACGGTCGTGACGTTTGCTACCATTGCTTCGCAGGCAGCCGGTGCTGCTGGTCAGGTAACGAATACTTTCACCATTACGGCGCCGAACACGAACTATGCTGTCGTAGGAAACGTGAGCACCGCAACCAGCGAAACGAACAGCGGCAACAACAGCTCGACGGTGAACACCACCCTGTTCAACCAACCCCCGACGGCCCTGGATGTGGTCAACTTGCTCCAAGTGCCGCAAGGCAACACGGCTGGCCAGCAGAATATTTCTCCGCTGTCCGCTACCGACGACGGCACCGTTAGCTCGTACGCTATTCTGCCTTCTTCGCTGCCGACTACCGCGCAAGGAATCGTGTACTACAACAATGGCGGTACGTACACCGCTCTGCCCACCACAGGCGCCGCTGTTCAGCTGACGACGGCGCAAGCAGCTACGCTTCGGTTTGATCCGGCTGCTGGCTTCGCGGGTAACGCCTTCTTCACCTACACGGCTACCGACAACCTGGGCAGCATATCCGCTCCGGCTCTGTACACCATTCCGGTAGCGCAGGACCTGAACGCTGTGTATGCCTACACGCCGCAGAAAGGTGGCACTACCTCGTACAACAACAACGACGTGCTGGCCTTTGTAACGGACGTGAATACGCTGCGTGCGGCTGCGTCGGGCTCGGTGTATGATGCCACAACTGGCGCCCTGCTGGCCGGAGCTAGCAACGGCCTGGCTACCACCGGTACCAACGCCACTATTCCGGCCGCCACTCGCACGACGCTGAACAACGCCGGCATCGACTTCAACTCAACTACGGGCCAGTTCTTCGTGTTGAACCGTCTGCTGCTCCGCGCCGGCACCTACACAGCTAGCGTAACGACAGTGGACCTGAACGGCGGCGTGACTACGCAAAACGTAAGCATCACCATCGGCCCCCGCCCGCTGCCCGTGACGCTGGTGGCCTTCCAGGCCCAGGCTGCGGGCAGCAGCGCCCAGCTGAGCTGGCGTACGGCCCAGGAGCTGAACAACGACCGGTTTGAGGTAGAGCGCAGCTTCGACACCCGCTCGTTCCAGGCCATCGGCACGGTGCGCGGGCAGGGCACCACTACCGCTACCACTACGTATAGCTTCACCGATGCCGACGTGGCAGCTAAGGCGCAAGGCCACCCGGTGTACTACCGCCTCAAGCAGGTGGACACCGACGGTACTACCCACTACAGCTCGGTGCAAGTGGTTTCCTTCACGGGGCAGCCGGTAACCGCTGCTGCCACGCTCTACCCTAACCCCGCCACCACGGCCACGGGTGCTACGCTGAACCTGACGACGCTGCCCGCCGGTACCTACCAGGTAACCCTGACGGATGCCGCTGGCCGCCTGGTGCAGACGCTGACCGTACCGAACAGCCTGCGGGTGCTGCCTCTGGAGACACTGCCCCAGGGCACCTACCTGGTCGGCATCCGGGGAGAAAACTACCGCACCGTGCTACGCCTGGTGAAAGAATAA
- a CDS encoding NAD(P)/FAD-dependent oxidoreductase has translation MSVTIRRHRPAGQSLTDVDVVIIGAGSAGLNAALVLGRCLRRVLVCDGGRPRNTESPAVQGFLTRDGTKPAELLRLAREQLRPYESVEIRPARVTALARQGHLFELKLEGETGRPSTVTARKVLLATGVEDELPPIDGMRQLWGKGVLHCPYCHGWEVRDQPLAVYGRAKMVTGLALLVSRWSKDVVACIDGPGVLTENARRRLHRQKIKIREEPVVRLEGTASGQLQCIVFESGEKLERAAVFIHAHQHQRTTLIEQIGCRITSKGAVWVSKTQQTSVPGLYAAGDNTPGLQQAILAAADGARAAIHINETLTREECPK, from the coding sequence ATGTCAGTTACAATCCGCCGCCACCGGCCGGCCGGTCAGTCCTTGACCGATGTAGATGTGGTCATTATAGGAGCCGGCAGCGCCGGCCTGAACGCGGCCCTGGTGCTGGGGCGCTGCTTGCGCCGGGTGCTGGTGTGCGACGGGGGGCGCCCCCGCAACACCGAGTCGCCGGCCGTGCAGGGCTTCCTGACCCGCGACGGTACCAAGCCCGCCGAGCTGCTGCGCCTGGCCCGCGAGCAGCTTCGGCCCTACGAGTCGGTGGAAATCCGGCCGGCCCGCGTAACGGCGCTGGCGCGGCAGGGCCACCTGTTTGAGCTAAAGCTGGAGGGCGAAACCGGCCGCCCGTCCACCGTCACGGCCCGCAAGGTGCTGCTGGCTACCGGCGTCGAAGACGAGCTGCCGCCCATCGACGGCATGCGCCAGCTCTGGGGCAAGGGCGTGCTGCACTGCCCCTACTGCCACGGCTGGGAAGTGCGCGACCAGCCCCTGGCCGTGTACGGGCGGGCAAAGATGGTAACGGGCCTGGCCCTGCTGGTGAGCCGCTGGAGCAAGGACGTCGTGGCCTGCATCGATGGACCCGGCGTCCTGACTGAAAACGCCCGCCGCCGCCTGCACCGCCAGAAAATCAAGATTCGGGAGGAGCCGGTGGTGCGCCTGGAAGGCACCGCCTCGGGCCAGTTGCAGTGCATCGTCTTTGAGTCGGGTGAGAAACTGGAGCGGGCGGCCGTGTTCATCCACGCCCACCAGCACCAGCGCACCACGCTCATTGAGCAGATTGGCTGCCGCATCACCAGCAAAGGCGCCGTGTGGGTTAGTAAAACGCAGCAAACCTCCGTTCCCGGCCTCTACGCCGCCGGCGACAACACTCCTGGCCTCCAGCAAGCCATCCTGGCCGCCGCCGACGGAGCCCGCGCTGCCATCCACATCAACGAAACCCTGACGCGGGAAGAGTGCCCGAAGTAG